One stretch of Muribaculum intestinale DNA includes these proteins:
- a CDS encoding anaerobic sulfatase-maturation protein — protein sequence MEQVLTPFARPLYIMTKPAGSSCNLACEYCYYLEKKKLYKDASADRRHVMSDDMLERFIKMYIESQSMPQILFSWHGGETLMRPLSFYKKVIELQKKYGGGLVIDNSIQTNGTLLTDEWCRFFKDNNWLVGVSVDGPQEFHDEYRRNNIGAPSFHKVMRGINLLKKHGVEWNALAVVNDFNADYPLDFYHFFKEIECRYIQFTPIVERIIPHTDGRTLASPMDAHDAPLADFSVSPAQWGEFLCTIFDEWVKNDVGQYFIQLFDSTLANWAGVQPGVCTMARTCGHAGVMEFNGDVYSCDHFVFPEYKLGNIREKTLVEMMYSDRQQKFGTDKYDSLPGQCRRCKYLFACNGECPKNRFTVTADGEPGLNYLCEGYYRFFEHVAPYMDFMKNELDNQRPPSNVMNARF from the coding sequence ATGGAACAAGTCCTGACCCCTTTCGCCCGTCCTCTTTATATTATGACCAAGCCCGCCGGCTCGTCGTGCAACCTGGCATGCGAATACTGCTACTACCTCGAGAAAAAAAAATTATACAAGGACGCATCAGCCGACCGGCGCCATGTCATGTCCGACGACATGCTTGAGCGCTTTATAAAGATGTATATCGAGTCGCAGTCGATGCCGCAGATACTCTTCAGCTGGCATGGCGGCGAGACCCTCATGCGCCCGCTGTCATTCTACAAAAAGGTTATCGAGCTGCAGAAAAAATATGGCGGCGGACTGGTAATCGACAATTCCATCCAGACCAACGGCACACTGCTCACCGACGAATGGTGCCGATTTTTCAAGGACAACAACTGGCTTGTGGGCGTATCGGTCGACGGCCCACAGGAGTTTCACGACGAGTACCGCCGCAACAACATCGGCGCGCCATCGTTCCACAAGGTGATGCGCGGCATCAACCTGCTGAAAAAACATGGCGTAGAATGGAACGCCCTCGCCGTGGTCAACGACTTCAACGCCGACTATCCGCTCGACTTCTACCACTTCTTCAAGGAAATCGAATGTCGATACATACAGTTCACCCCCATTGTAGAGCGCATCATACCCCACACCGACGGGCGCACACTGGCCTCGCCGATGGATGCACACGATGCCCCGCTGGCCGACTTCTCGGTATCGCCCGCGCAGTGGGGCGAGTTTCTGTGTACCATCTTCGACGAATGGGTGAAAAACGATGTGGGACAATACTTCATCCAGCTGTTCGACTCCACGCTTGCCAACTGGGCCGGCGTGCAGCCCGGCGTATGCACCATGGCGCGCACATGCGGCCACGCCGGGGTGATGGAGTTCAACGGCGATGTCTACTCCTGCGACCATTTCGTATTCCCCGAATACAAGCTCGGCAACATCCGCGAAAAGACACTCGTCGAGATGATGTACAGCGACCGGCAGCAGAAATTCGGCACCGATAAATACGACTCCCTCCCCGGTCAGTGCCGCCGCTGCAAGTACCTGTTTGCATGCAACGGCGAATGCCCCAAAAACCGCTTCACAGTCACCGCCGACGGTGAGCCGGGCCTCAATTATCTATGCGAGGGCTACTACCGCTTCTTCGAACATGTAGCCCCCTACATGGACTTCATGAAAAACGAGCTCGACAATCAGCGGCCACCGTCCAACGTAATGAACGCACGATTCTGA